From Magnolia sinica isolate HGM2019 chromosome 13, MsV1, whole genome shotgun sequence, one genomic window encodes:
- the LOC131224290 gene encoding uncharacterized protein LOC131224290, which produces MDNILIWNARGVGNTLTFRVLSRLIRSSRPRFLAILEPMIRDSRRAGFGLKLGFHSSLSNIEEGGKIWLFYNTDLTIQISVLSSSNQLLSILVCLQNPQLSILLSFVYTKCSRDQRKALWDDISATNRVFHGPWAIGGDFNSVIDSTKRLGCRSFGAASVADFRDAIDCAGLNDAGFEGKNFTWSNNRNRTARVWARLNWVLINADWQYKFPTFKVTHLPRVASDHAPLLLTAPPQLFSGPKLFHFQRMWSLHDDFLQVKQVATKVNELENQMQHTHGQEDIAELNEAKKELARAELLEEVFWKQKSRNRCLLEGDRNTKFFHSIANARVRKAGISTIKTDQGISLFDPDFIKAKAFRFFQEVFSSTTGWPILANDLLKTATSMLAGSPLPRAFKSTLICLIPKTEAANKFSDFHPIALCNCINKIFIKIIATRLNKMLPKIISQEQGAFVKGRAIAENITLTQEMIREINRKVQGGNVLLKLDMEKAYDWVEWDFPMKILFSFSFSASLSTLLESCWKSNWFSILINGVAVGYFQSTRGIRQGDLISPALFTIASEALSRGFRWLVDSRLCLPFALHQGSPLITYQLFADDTVLFLNGSKSSFQVVSSILQKFQDALGQKFNFRKSFFLCSNRLPPTRIKAIEDILSIKRVLFTLGFRCCRREPKNLTTNS; this is translated from the exons ATGGATAACATCCTCATCTGGAATGCCCGTGGAGTGGGAAACACTCTCACTTTCAGGGTGCTTTCGCGTTTAATCAGATCATCTCGTCCTAGGTTCCTAGCCATTCTTGAGCCCATGATTAGGGACTCGAGGAGGGCTGGTTTTGGTTTGAAGCTTGGCTTCCACTCCTCCCTCTCGAATATTGAGGAAGGAGGGAAGATCTGGCTATTCTATAACACTGACCTAACAATTCAGATTTCTGTTCTCTCCTCCTCTAACCAGCTTCTGTCCATTTTAGTGTGTTTGCAGAATCCTCAGCTCTCTATCTTGCTATCCTTTGTATATACCAAATGTAGTAGAGATCAACGGAAGGCCTTATGGGATGATATATCAGCTACCAACAGAGTTTTCCATGGACCTTGGGCGATCGGGGGCGACTTCAACTCAGTCATTGATTCAACTAAGAGACTGGGCTGCAGATCCTTTGGCGCTGCAAGTGTTGCTGACTTTCGAGACGCCATTGACTGTGCTGGGCTGAATGATGCTGGCTTTGAAGGGAAAAACTTCACTTGGAGCAACAACAGAAACAGGACAGCCAGAGTCTGGGCAAGACTCAACTGGGTACTCATCAACGCTGACTGGCAGTACAAATTTCCAACGTTCAAGGTTACTCACCTCCCCAGAGTGGCTTCTGACCATGCTCCTCTTCTGCTGACGGCCCCTCCCCAACTATTCTCAGGCCCGAAACTCTTTCATTTTCAAAGAATGTGGTCCCTCCACGATGATTTTCTGCAG GTCAAGCAAGTGGCCACCAAagtaaatgagctggaaaatcagATGCAACATACCCACGGCCAGGAGGACATTGCTGAGCTTAATGAAGCTAAGAAGGAGCTAGCTAGAGCGGAACTGCTAGAGGAAGTTTTTTGGAAACAGAAGTCTAGAAATCGTTGTTTGCTTGAGGGAGATCGTAATACGAAGTTTTTTCACAGCATTGCAAATGCCAGAGTAAGAAAAGCAGGGATCTCCACAATAAAAACCGATCAAGGCATCTCTCTTTTCGATCCGGATTTCATAAAGGCTAAAGCTTTCAGGTTCTTCCAAGAGGTGTTCTCGTCTACAACAGG CTGGCCCATTCTAGCAAACGACCTTCTTAAGACAGCAACGTCTATGTTGGCAGGATCTCCGTTGCCCAGGGCCTTCAAATCCACACTCATCTGCCTCATCCCCAAAACAGAGGCTGCAAACAAATTCTCTGACTTTCACCCCATAGCCCTCTGTAACTGCATCAACAaaattttcattaagatcatTGCAACTCGATTGAATAAGATGCTGCCCAAGATCATCTCGCAGGAACAAGGGGCATTTGTTAAGGGCCGTGCTATCGCTGAAAACATCACGTTGACTCAAGAAATGATAAGAGAGATTAACAGGAAAGTCCAAGGCGGGAATGTTTTGCTAAAGTTAGACATGGAAAAGGCGTACGACTGGGTGGAATGGGATTTCCCGATGAAGATCCTTTTCTCCTTTAGCTTCTCTGCCTCCTTGTCAACTTTACTGGAATCATGCTGGAAATCGAACTGGTTTTCTATTCTCATTAACGGTGTGGCCGTGGGTTACTTTCAATCCACAAGGGGCATTCGTCAAGGTGACCTTATCTCCCCAGCCCTTTTCACCATCGCTTCTGAAGCTCTCAGTAGAGGGTTCAGGTGGTTGGTTGATAGTAGGCTCTGCCTCCCTTTCGCTCTCCATCAGGGCAGTCCGTTGATCACATACCAGTTATTTGCAGATGATACGGTTCTTTTCCTCAATGGATCCAAATCATCGTTTCAAGTAGTCTCCTCCATTTTGCAGAAATTCCAAGATGCTTTAGGGCAAAAGTTTAATTTCAGGAAAAGTTTCTTCCTTTGCTCCAACAGGCTGCCCCCCACCAGAATCAAAGCAATCGAGGACATTCTGAGTATCAAAAGAGTCCTGTTTACCTTGGGGTTCCGATGCTGCAGAAGAGAGCCAAAAAATCTGACTACCAATTCTTAA